From the Musa acuminata AAA Group cultivar baxijiao chromosome BXJ3-1, Cavendish_Baxijiao_AAA, whole genome shotgun sequence genome, the window AGATGTCGTAGTTGTTGAGGGTGAGGAAAGCGAGCACCGCCATGAAGGCCGTCCCGGCATCCAGACCGGCGGACAACACGTATACGTACCTCCCCCACCAGCTCTTGTACTTGTTGTACACGTAGTAGTTGAAGAAGATGCCGACGACGAACCAGGAGGTGTAGTTCACGGCGTGGGCCGGCGGCATCATGGACGTCGACCCGAGCAGCACCGGGAAGTTGATGAGCTTGATCCACTTCTTCCGGGGGAAGGTCCGCGCCAGCAGCCAGACGGCGAACGGCAACAGCATCCCCACCAGGAAGTAGTAGTTGAGGGAGGAGTAGATGCTCTTGGGGCCGAACATGCGCAACGGGCCGACGACTCCCCAGATGATGGACGCGCTGTAGAAGACGGCGTCGTTGGGGCACGTCCACGGGCTGCCCTCCGGTAAATTGTTGGTGTCGCAGATGGCCGTGACGGTGCCGAGAAGCCACCATGCCGTCCCGAAGTAGACTGCAGACGCGACCACGGTTCCCACCAGCTGAAGAACATTAGTTCccaaggcagcagcagcagcagatcagCATTCCAACGACTCTTGCCGTGCATGTCGTGCGACAAAAAAAAGAGAACAAACAACCATCAGATGTATGGATTTAACCTGGGCAATAAACATGGCCTTGGGAGGGATCTTCATGTACTGCCCCAGCTTGAAGTCGGCGAGGAACGTGTGTGCTTGCGACATGCTTATGTATCCATACGTCTTAAACACCACGTTCGCCAAAGGCTTCCCTGGCATTATGTAACCTATCACCATCTCTGTGATGACGTTCAATCCCGGTTCCTGCGGCGCCGGCGAAACAAAGCATGTTACGCCGAGCAGCAGAACGTAAGATCAGACGTAAATGTCGAGAGGGCAGAGAGTGAAGGAACCATATTCGTGGTCGCTAGAATCACTCCGATGGGCAGCGTGAAGACGAAAGCCATGGCCATCGCTAGCAGGACACCCCAGTAAGGAAGCTGCAGCTGTTTGTCGAACCCTTCGCAGGTGAAGATGGCCAGCGCCATGACGACGACCAGAACGATATGAAACCACCATTGAGGGACTGCCTCGTAGTTTGCCTTCATTAGTCTCCCATGAACGTCTAGATAATGGTCGTGGGCCTTGGATGCAGTTTGACGCCACAGTGTCAGGATGTACCTGCACGTTGTCCAGCAAAAGATATGAATCGAATCCACGGAAGATGGATATGTGGATAGCGGTAGATCGAGCAACAAGATACGCACGAGCcattgaagaagaagacatgggAGAGAGTGGCGGTCAATGTCGCAAAGCCGAGCCCGTAGGAGATGGCGAACATGATGCTGAGACGGATATCGCTGTAACTATCGTACTCCTGTACGTTCAAGGAGAAGGTCTTCGGATCAAGAACACGGTTGAGGTCGTATTTCTTCCCATCGACGTCGAACAAGCCCGAAGTGAACATTGGGAAGTTCTTGGCGCTGTATGCGTTGGTCCAGTAGGCGATGGGGGCGATGACGTAGACCAGCACGATGAAACCAGCCAATACGTTGAAGGTCGCAAACGCTGGTGAAGCCAGGGGACTGCCAAGGAAGCCGGAGATGGTGGACCAGTCGAGGCCGAAAGAACCGACGCCGAGGCCATGGAGCCCGGAACCGATCTGCTGCGCGGTGACGGACTTCGTCCAGATGAGGCAGATCACGGAGATGGAGGTGATGGCAGGGAAGAAGAAGTTGGGGACGACGTAGTAGGCGAAGCTGCAGGCGATGACTATCAAGAAGAACTGGAACCTTGACACACCACCCTTgggcctcttctcctcctcatgtAGTGCTCTGCCCACAATGGCAGACCAGAGAATTGAATGGCTTGATGCAGGGATACTACAAATGCATTGCAGAATCACCTGAAGAGGGAGACTTGGACGAGGTTTCCTGGCCACCACATGTAAGGTGAATCCACCAGGTACTTCCTGAACAGTCCAGCCCATCCATATCCAAGCAACTGAGGTTTCGATCACGGACACCAGAGTCTCAGCTTTAGGCATTAGAATCTACAAAGATCGTGCGTGGTGGAGGAACCGAGACCTGTGTCGTCACCGACAGCAGCAACGCTGCGACGATGTTGATGTTTCGGTGGTAGAAGGCCTTCATGATGGTGACGATGTTCACTGCGTAGACGCCGCCGGCACCGGCGTTGGCCAAGATGGTGATCAGCACGTGCTCCTTGAGGTTGAACGGGCCGGGATTGAAGGAGAAGGACCAGTTGGTGAGCGGGACCTTGATGGGCGTGGTGGGCAGGGTGGCGGCCATGGCCCTGCCGACGGGGAGCGTCAAGATCTGCACGCAGACCGACGAGAGCACGATTTGGTTCTGGCGGTAGTCCAGGAACTGGTTGACGAAGGCCAGGAGGACGCAGGAGATGAGCCCCATGGTCCATGTCCGGAAGGTCAGGCATGGCTGCGTTGGGTCGTCGGTGACTGGGACTGTGAGCCTCACCTGCTCGATGGGGCTTTCTTCTGCGAACACCACAGCGTTCATTAGGTCATAAAGGCGGGAATAGATTAAACATTTCAAAACTAGAAGATAATATACAGTCTCTGACCCTTTTAGCCatttgattctctctctctctctctctctctctctctctctctctctctctctctctctctctctctctgttctaaTTGTATGCATAGTAACTTAATAATTTGACTTCAACCAAATAGAAACTTATATATTGATTAAAacttcaaaatcaaaatcattttatttaatattttaatagaaTAGTGGCATTGAACACTAGTCTGATTTGGATGTGAATTTCACATGCAAGAGTATGTTTATTGCTGGAGAGGACATTAACTAAGTTTACAATCTGAAGGCTGCAAATCCAAGTTTATAATTATTCATTCCCCAATACTCATCTATATTTTATTATTCTAAAAGAATCACAAGAAAGCACGAATTGTTTTTGCATAATCTATTCTGTCTACatctgaaaaagaaagaaagaaaaaaaaaaaagaggagagatTTCTTTATCTTCTAAAGAAttgtttttctttctctcttttttttctattatagaaaggttatttattttaaataaattagaaagaaaaaaaaaagaggagagatTTCTTTATCTTCTAAAGAAttgtttttctttctctcttttttttctattatagaaaggttatttattttaaataaattagaaagaaataaaaaaataggagAGATTTCTTTATCttctaaagattttttttttctttctctctttttttttctattatagaaaggttatttattttaaataaattagaaataaaaaaaaaaaacctaagaaAGGAATAatttttcttctgcttcttcttctcttgaTCTTTTCCCAATACTTCTCATCCGTTTCTGAAAACCCCATTTCTTAATACATCAAGAACAAATCAAAAAAATGAGGCAGAACTCATTCTCGGTCTGCTACGGAGGAAATGAGGGAAGGAGAAGAGAATTAGGGCGTACCAACGAGAGGCTCATCCTCATAAAAATAAGGGTGAGTGGAAGCAAGCTCATCGGCAACTGATTCCATGTCCGTCGTCTCCTTCTCCCGTTCCTCCTCCCTGGCAAAGGGAGGATAATTCTGTGCCCAAGATTCCGGCCCCGATATATAGCGAGGTCGCACCGAACTCGAGCGACTCCCCTTTAATGCCGCTGCCTTCGCCGATTGGAACTCCCCAAACCCTCTTTTGCTATCCCCGGCAGTGTCCATATCGGAACGAACCCACCAATCCTCCGCCTCCGCATCAGCGTCGATGGGAGTTGGGAGACTATACTGGGGAGAGTGGGGTTGACGACGCCAATAATAAGAATGCATGGAATTGGGAGACGAGAAGACGGAGTGGGAATGATGGAAGGCAACCCAACATCTGGTGAAGATGTAATCGCACGCTTTGCCCTCTGCATTTGCCCGCCAAAGTTGGCTGCCTCCTTTTGCGTCGACTTACAaggaattataattataattacaatagttaattattattattacctctattactattattattgttTGATAGTAATTTTGATCATCCGAGCGAGGTCACTCGAGTTACAACTCTGTAGGGAAAGTATTGTTAGCTTAAGTGCACTAAACTAATTACTATTATTAttgctattgttgttgttgttgttattagtattagtattatcatttttatcaaaaaaacaataatattattttaaaagtcGAATACGACCGACCTATACGCCGATCATCTTTCcaaattactattattattatcagcATCATTACTGTTATTATTAATTATGATACAATTTTGAAGTCTAATAAAGAAATAGGATGACGATCAAAATTTATATGAATGGAGTAGGAAACAGACGGACGAGATAACTTTGTGGTTTCAAATAATTCTTTATTAATCTGATAGGGTTACTCCAAATATCGAAGAACAAGTGTTCGAATTGATAGGattaaggaaaaagaaaattgaCGAATTATTCTGATTTTGTGTGTATTTAAATCACActtgatttaaattaattataaacttcgaGTTTATTAGAATTGTAACTACGTATTATTCTTTAGATAACCCTGGAGTAGTCCATTTGCATATTTAATTGATTTTATAATACATACTAGAGTTTTGACCATCTTATTTATCTCAGTAACACATTTAAATGagtgaaagaaaattttagtttcTTTGAACCGGGTTTGTTTAAGAATATTTATATACATTATAGTCAAAAatatacaatcgatgacaaaccctTCCGTCACAAATTACATCGCTCCCTTAAAATTATATACACATTCATTAAGAAGCTTGGGATCGATGGTGATATCAAGGATAATGAGAGTTTTCAAGGTGATTGCAGCGATATCAATAACAATTTATACTACATTAATCGCATGTGACAAGGAAAATTCAGGACAAAACCTTTTTAAatgtcaagaaaaaaaaatcctgaaAGCTCTAATATTTATAActgttttaaatttttataaaatcAAATATGCATATAAACGTATTACTGTATCTGAATTGTTCAACTTGCTGATATGGAGTTACATACAGCTAACTCTAAGAtgcttttttataaatataaaaaatctaaatatgacatttaaaaaaaaattcttcatacAGCAATATAGAGttttaagaaaaagattcctTTTGCTTTTTAGATATCTACACAAAACCAATATTGCGTTTTTCCATACTGTCTTCACAAAAT encodes:
- the LOC103995493 gene encoding oligopeptide transporter 5-like, with product MDTAGDSKRGFGEFQSAKAAALKGSRSSSVRPRYISGPESWAQNYPPFAREEEREKETTDMESVADELASTHPYFYEDEPLVEESPIEQVRLTVPVTDDPTQPCLTFRTWTMGLISCVLLAFVNQFLDYRQNQIVLSSVCVQILTLPVGRAMAATLPTTPIKVPLTNWSFSFNPGPFNLKEHVLITILANAGAGGVYAVNIVTIMKAFYHRNINIVAALLLSVTTQLLGYGWAGLFRKYLVDSPYMWWPGNLVQVSLFRALHEEEKRPKGGVSRFQFFLIVIACSFAYYVVPNFFFPAITSISVICLIWTKSVTAQQIGSGLHGLGVGSFGLDWSTISGFLGSPLASPAFATFNVLAGFIVLVYVIAPIAYWTNAYSAKNFPMFTSGLFDVDGKKYDLNRVLDPKTFSLNVQEYDSYSDIRLSIMFAISYGLGFATLTATLSHVFFFNGSYILTLWRQTASKAHDHYLDVHGRLMKANYEAVPQWWFHIVLVVVMALAIFTCEGFDKQLQLPYWGVLLAMAMAFVFTLPIGVILATTNMEPGLNVITEMVIGYIMPGKPLANVVFKTYGYISMSQAHTFLADFKLGQYMKIPPKAMFIAQLVGTVVASAVYFGTAWWLLGTVTAICDTNNLPEGSPWTCPNDAVFYSASIIWGVVGPLRMFGPKSIYSSLNYYFLVGMLLPFAVWLLARTFPRKKWIKLINFPVLLGSTSMMPPAHAVNYTSWFVVGIFFNYYVYNKYKSWWGRYVYVLSAGLDAGTAFMAVLAFLTLNNYDIYSVDWWGGVDDDYCPLAKCPTAGSYVPDGCPAIQ